The genomic interval GCCCAATGTCTCCTTGaatgctttaattaaaaaaactctGCATGAGGATGGATGGTGTCTTGGCTAAGAGCCTATGGAGGTCACTGTCAGTGCTGCTAATTGAGAATGAGACAAGACTAATAGTGAGAGAGTAGCCCACTCTGTTACAGGAGAGATAAACAACACAGGGGTGACAGAAAAGCAGAATAGACAAATCAGAAAATAACCTTAGGCTTTGCTTTTGTTTAACCAATATTAATGTCAACATCAAATTAAGTATTATCTAAAGCACACTTGGTAGTGTCCAATTAATGTAAAGTAATGCTCTGAAAAAAAgtgctgggaaaaaaaaacaaaaacatagccACACATATGTTGTAAGTGtgtcatttacatattttttggAAAACATGAAACGGTTATAGATTTGAATTTAGCTACCATTcatacagactcacacacacacacacacacacacacagcgcggGAATAGAATGCACAATGCTTCTTTTAACAATGCACAAGTCGCGGTTTTATTCTTCATTGCCTCCATAGAAATTATTTTAAGTATACGTACATATAATATATGGAAATTGTGTACCACAGGAATGACACGAAAAATACAGAGGAACAAATCGATGAATTCTTTCAAATCGCGCAGTTAAGATGCTTGAGTACCACTGTATTACCGCTGTTTATGGTCATTTTCAAGAAAAGGACACAGAGGGGGTCACACGGGAAGAAGCGCGCGGCCAAAGTGCGCTCAGACCCGAATAAACAGCTCCTTTAGTTTTTTCCTGAACTCTTTACGCATCAGACAGTAAATTAGCGGGTTTAAACAGCTGTTTGCGTGCGCAAGGCACACAGTCACTGGAAACACGTAGGTATGAACGATATAGTAAGACTTATCCCAGTACACGGCGTTGAATTTAACCAGCACGCCCCAAAACGTTATGGCGTGATTGGGCATCCAGCAGAGGAAAAACGATAAAACCACGATGGTGACGGACTTGGTGACTTGTGTTCTTCGTTTTGAATTGCTCTTCATGCTGCGCTGTCGGATGAGCCTCAACAGCAATAGGTAACTAATGGAGACTATTGCCATGGGTAGAATAAAGGCAATCAATATTTTCTGGAGATGATAGACGGCCAACCAGTATTGTCCGTCAGGGAATCTCAATAAACAAAGTTTCTCGCCGGCCACATTGGTGACTGTTGAGAAGATGGATGTTGGCGCCGTGGCTACAGTGGCCAGAGACCAGAGGATGACACTGACCCATCTGATGGAGCAGCTGGTCTGTCTGGTCCGGTCCTTGAGCGCTGAGGCCACTGACCAGTACCGTGTAACGCTCATTGCGGTCAGGAAGAAGACGCTGGCGTACATGTTCATCACAGTCACCGACAGGACGATCTTGCACATGGCGTCGCCAAACGGCCAGCTGAAGTCAAGTGCGGTGTCCACGGCCCAAAAAGGCAACGTCAACACAAACTGAAAATCCGTGACGGCCAAATTGAGGATGAAGAAGTTGATTTTGGATGTCCGACTCTCTTGTCTTACGCGAATAAAGAAAAAGACCAATAGGTTCCCAATCAGACCTACGGCGCAAACTACGGAGTACGTGATGGAAATCATGCACCTCAACACCGGGCTCCCATCGGCGGTCACATCGATGTCTTCCAAGCTTTTGAAGCGCTCCTGATCACTGATTGATCTGTTAATGACACCACTCTGATTGCTGTCGCCCATTATATCCACCGATTTCACCACTTCAGCGTTGCCCATGGCGAAAAGGATAGCCTAATATAGGCAACTTACTGTATACTTATTTATTCATATGTACTAATTTATTTGACTTCATCTTAGGCTATTTGAATGGATAATTGACAGAATGTAGTCCATCCACCAAAATATCCCCGACCTCGGAGAAAGCAGTACAAGTCGCTGAGactgcacagcacacacacacacacgcacacacacgcacacacactgcgACGCGCTCTAGGAATTTATGTCGAGCGCTTTTTAAGTGCCCCGCCCCTCTAGCGCACCGATTCATCCTTCCGTTTGATTGACAGATCGACCAGTTAAAGCGTTCAgggtgattattatttttttaaatatttttttttaataaatgtatagtcagaactaTCTCAAATAAGTACCTAATTTCACAGTTTATCATTTTCACCTGATTGAACTTGACTGCAGTTTTCAACTTCGCATTTTAAGTTGCAAATACTGTACGTGTGAAGCTGCTGTTTAATAAGATATTAACATTCGAGCAATATCGTGACCAAATATATAGATATTATTTGTTGAATGAAAGCTTTAAATGTGTGGAGGGTAAGTTTCAAGAAACTTGGCATCTTGGTAAGCTTTTACTGCCATCTGGTGTTTACTTAGTGGATGTAAAGGGAATCAAAAGACACCATCCGTATAAAATGTAGCATGGTAATCATAGTTTACACCAAAATGGCAATGTTGTTACTAGTTCACCAGCTACCCTTCTGTAACATCAAATTTAGTGCTTCTTTAACTCTTTCAGATCTCATTATTTTTAAGGGACAGAGATACATAAATATGACCATGCTTTATTTCTAATCTAAATGCAGGCATATAtgataatcaataaaaaaagtttgtgataattgttttaataaatattgcaGTGGACATTGCTTCTGAACAGGGGCAACATCTAGCTAATTAGGCTATAGATTTTAGGAAAACTTTTATAGAATATTACAATTGATGTTTATTCTAAAATTGGCTGGGTTAAAAATAACTGATTTGTCAACCTGACACTGGATAAATATTGGACAGAATACACGTTTGGTTAAATTGGCCCAGCAAAATTTAGTGTTGGAAGCAGATAAAGTTAAACAATTATAACTGTAATAGGTAAACCACTGTAAAATCATTACAATGCAATAGCaagcaaagaaataaaaaatattgctgcaagcagcaattatggggccTGTAGCATGTAAACTTACTACAGGAACAATCATAGAGCTACCTGTGGTTTTGTCCCTTGCTTGTGTGTACAATGGCTCTTATCGCCTTTCAGTGAATTGCTCAGGTCAAAGCTTTTCACTGTGCCACACCACCCACAAAGACATGTTTCCAAAGACACAACAGTGAATGTACATAAGCATTGCTGAGATACTACCATATGTTGCTGTTACAGGctaaatgtttttaatacaaaatatcCATTTGCTAACTTTTATCAGGCTTTGTCTGAAGATAATCTGACTCAGTTTTGTTGaagaatgcactgtaaaaaaaatcctgttgtttttaccaaaaaaataaaataataataattatgtaagaaatacagtaaaaatgtaaacaacttaacagaacaacctgtaaattttacagtttaaaactgttgtaatttacatgaccacgatggcactgtaaaaaaaataaatcttttaaatttacagtaaaaaaaaaattcataaacttgatattaaccttctgaaactgtaaaaatctgcttttcactttataatgtattgttaatcaccgtagtaactacagaagagcacatgatgacatgaagttcatcaatagtgactcttccaggagcaatgaccaataaacatgtagagacagcgctcaatgtcactcacacaaacactaaacaccatcagggtaacacatgtgaaattaaaataatgcaataaacattaactaaactacatcaaatataaaacagaacaccccaatgtacataactgatattaaaaataagaagaatcataactattcccataaaatataatgaaatatgatgggtcatgcagagaATTGTGGGAATTCTGAAATTTTaccaataatttactgtaaaaagtacatgtactcacttgttaaacaatgtaaattttttacCATTATACAGGAaagtcatactttttacatctaaaaaatgtaatttttacaacattttattgtaaaaactactgtattgtcttttaaaatatattaaaaaaaagttactgtatattttacagttaatacacattaatcaattaacgttttgtttctgtagcatttttacagtcttttactgttaaaattacagacattttttacagtgtggataCAATTTGTTGGAGGATTATTTCTGAAATCACATCTAgcagttttgcatttttacagtattttgctTATTAAGACACTGTCcttcacaatgaaaaaaaaagtaaataaaaaagataattGACTTCAattctgatctgtttctcacccaaacctatcatatcacttctgaacatatggatttaaccactggagtcttatggattacttttatgctccctttatgtggatttaggagcttcaaaatttttgcactcattcacttgcattttacggacctacagagctgaaatattcttctaaaaatcttcatttgtgttctgccgaagaaagtaagtcatccaCATCGGGCTGCCAGgagggtgaatgaatgaatgaacgttacatttatatagcgcttttctgacactacactcaaagcactttacacggtgaacaggggactctcctcaaactccaccagtgtgcagcacccacctggatgatgcaacagcagccatagtgcaccagtacactcacaacacaccagctattggtggagaggagagagtagagtgattcAAGAGCCAATTCAAGGTTGGGGTTTATTAGGAGACCATGACTGAGaaaggccaatggggggaatttggccaggacaccagggttacactcctactctttatgagaagtgtcctgggatttttaatgaccacagagagtcaggacctcagtttaatgtctcatgtGAAGGAcagagtaaatcatgagagaattttcatttttgggtgaactattcctttaaatctgtcTTCCAGTTTGAGTATACTCCTCCAAAGATTTTAAGTTCAAATACCTATTGCTATTCAGCACAGGTGTAAATAAATGAAACGAATTAAAAGTAATATATCCATACAGCATACCTCAAAACATTCAAGTACAGTAACCATGTATCAAAATGTGACAACTTtgtcaagaaaaaaagaaaacaatgttaACTCaatgcattttattacatctaaaAGTCTCTACATAAACACGTAACATTCAATAGGTAAACAATTTCTTTCAATGcatgtaataaatattttcacTTAGTACTATATACAAACTGACATTGGTCTACTGTACAATATATCTTCcacattttaaaaatctgttttttttttcttttcataaaaCATGCCACATAAACAGAAAGTGGATGAAGTTTAAGGCAGTGAGCATAGATGTCAGCTTAATGAATTGGAAAATGAAATAAACACGGACTTTGACACCAAGTCCGCCCAGAGCACAGTtctgcatttaaaatatataaattagttTATTGTGATGTTTCAGATCCCACTTGAACACATAAATGCACATCACTGGAACATCCAATCTGCACAATGGTTGccttacataaaaaacaaaaacatgcacacatactTGCATACATTCATACACATACATAACCTTT from Myxocyprinus asiaticus isolate MX2 ecotype Aquarium Trade chromosome 1, UBuf_Myxa_2, whole genome shotgun sequence carries:
- the LOC127442697 gene encoding relaxin-3 receptor 1-like, with the translated sequence MGNAEVVKSVDIMGDSNQSGVINRSISDQERFKSLEDIDVTADGSPVLRCMISITYSVVCAVGLIGNLLVFFFIRVRQESRTSKINFFILNLAVTDFQFVLTLPFWAVDTALDFSWPFGDAMCKIVLSVTVMNMYASVFFLTAMSVTRYWSVASALKDRTRQTSCSIRWVSVILWSLATVATAPTSIFSTVTNVAGEKLCLLRFPDGQYWLAVYHLQKILIAFILPMAIVSISYLLLLRLIRQRSMKSNSKRRTQVTKSVTIVVLSFFLCWMPNHAITFWGVLVKFNAVYWDKSYYIVHTYVFPVTVCLAHANSCLNPLIYCLMRKEFRKKLKELFIRV